In a single window of the Oculatellaceae cyanobacterium genome:
- a CDS encoding putative Ig domain-containing protein → MPDNGFFAANSYHPDIQLQYGNSDNGNNLHLIKTSTGSFNFSVPNDVYSQVHIVALSTEGSSNMSLRFTYSDGTFADTGTQTVPDWFDEITESTSRYYLINSMDRASPTTRFDNANDPALFGLRFDNPQPSKTVTSMTVNKANSSGFLSVFGANGIINYAAAEPNLSVTSIDENVLANTGISTLSSTDPDAGSTFSYSLVSGSGDTDNAAFTIVNGNQLSFNNAPDFETKSSYNLRVLSTDAGGLGYDKALTININDLNEAPTDISLSATSINENASANTVIGTLGSTDPDAGNTHSYALIPGASDTDNAAFSIVNNELRINNAPDFETKSSYNLRVLSTDAGGLSYSKALTINTNDLNEAPTIAKEITKKRAYGQTEFNFAIPANTFTDPESNPLTYTATLESGTALPDWLTLSNGTFNGTPSNSDAGTLKIQLTATDNSNLSTPTTFDLAVASMKNGTTANDKLIGDNNDNVIYGGGGNDTITGGGGSDTIDGGVGTNTANYLTSTTGVFVDLMTGMGYIGDAENDILTNIQNLRGSNYGDVLIGDNNTNYLYGEAGKDIISGAGGTDYLYGGIDDDIINGGTGNDSLYGEAGNDTINGDDGNDILTGGSGADVLDGGIGTDTATYSTSTAGVVVNFATGTGSGGEAQGDALSNMENLTGSKFNDALTGNSGNNVIYGNSGNDTIFAGGGNDTFYGGDGIDILTGASLTKFGVGEIDILTGNAGADSFVLGTNAGVLYNDGVSTNAGLKDYARILDFNVAEDVVQLTDGLSYYLGAAPTGTYSGSGTGIFIDNDGTAGLSTKDELIGVLQGVTLAGAITAGTPGFTFV, encoded by the coding sequence TTGCCTGATAATGGCTTCTTTGCAGCCAATAGTTATCATCCCGATATTCAACTTCAATACGGCAATAGTGATAACGGAAATAACCTCCATCTAATTAAGACATCAACGGGTTCCTTTAACTTCTCAGTTCCTAATGATGTCTATTCTCAAGTCCATATTGTAGCTTTATCAACTGAAGGAAGCTCTAATATGTCTTTGAGGTTCACCTATAGCGATGGTACCTTTGCTGATACTGGTACTCAAACGGTTCCAGATTGGTTTGATGAAATCACAGAAAGCACCTCACGATACTACCTGATTAACAGCATGGATCGCGCCAGTCCCACTACTAGATTCGATAACGCAAATGATCCTGCTTTGTTTGGTTTGCGTTTTGACAATCCTCAACCCTCGAAAACTGTCACATCAATGACAGTCAACAAGGCAAATAGTAGTGGTTTCTTATCTGTTTTCGGGGCAAACGGAATCATCAATTACGCCGCCGCAGAGCCCAACCTGAGTGTCACTAGCATTGATGAAAATGTTTTGGCAAATACCGGAATCAGTACATTAAGCAGCACCGACCCCGATGCAGGTAGTACCTTCAGCTATTCTTTAGTTAGTGGTAGTGGTGATACAGATAACGCCGCCTTCACCATAGTCAACGGCAATCAGTTAAGCTTCAACAATGCTCCTGACTTTGAAACCAAATCTAGCTATAACCTGCGGGTACTATCAACCGACGCTGGGGGATTGGGCTATGACAAAGCTTTAACTATCAACATTAATGACCTCAATGAAGCACCCACAGACATTTCTTTAAGTGCCACCAGCATCAACGAAAACGCTAGTGCCAATACAGTAATTGGCACATTGGGCAGCACCGACCCGGATGCAGGTAACACTCATAGCTATGCCTTAATTCCAGGTGCATCAGACACAGATAATGCCGCTTTCAGCATAGTCAACAACGAATTACGCATCAACAACGCTCCTGACTTTGAAACCAAATCTAGCTATAACCTGCGGGTACTTTCAACCGACGCGGGTGGATTGAGCTACTCTAAAGCCTTAACAATTAACACTAATGACCTTAATGAAGCCCCCACAATAGCCAAAGAAATCACAAAAAAAAGAGCCTATGGACAAACAGAATTTAACTTCGCTATTCCAGCAAACACCTTCACTGACCCGGAATCGAATCCCCTAACATATACCGCCACACTTGAATCTGGCACAGCGTTACCTGATTGGTTAACCTTGAGCAACGGCACCTTTAATGGCACCCCCAGCAACAGCGACGCAGGCACCCTCAAAATCCAACTGACAGCAACTGACAATAGTAACCTCAGCACACCCACCACATTTGACCTAGCTGTGGCATCAATGAAAAACGGCACCACAGCCAACGACAAACTTATTGGCGACAACAACGATAACGTTATATATGGCGGTGGTGGTAACGATACGATTACTGGTGGTGGTGGTTCTGACACCATAGATGGTGGAGTTGGCACCAACACAGCCAACTACTTGACATCCACAACTGGAGTGTTTGTAGACCTGATGACAGGTATGGGTTACATCGGCGATGCTGAAAATGACATTTTAACCAACATTCAAAACCTGCGTGGTTCTAACTACGGCGATGTGCTGATTGGTGACAACAATACCAACTATTTATATGGCGAAGCAGGCAAGGACATCATCTCTGGTGCTGGTGGCACTGATTACCTCTATGGCGGCATTGACGACGACATCATTAATGGTGGTACTGGCAATGATTCCCTCTACGGCGAAGCAGGTAACGACACCATCAATGGTGATGACGGCAACGATATTTTAACTGGCGGTAGCGGTGCAGATGTGCTTGATGGTGGAATTGGTACTGATACAGCTACATATAGCACTTCCACTGCTGGAGTAGTTGTCAACTTTGCTACAGGCACAGGTAGTGGTGGGGAGGCACAAGGCGATGCTTTGAGCAACATGGAAAACTTGACAGGTTCTAAGTTTAATGATGCCTTGACCGGAAACAGTGGCAATAATGTGATTTACGGCAATAGTGGTAATGACACCATCTTTGCTGGTGGCGGCAATGATACGTTTTATGGTGGCGACGGTATTGATATTTTAACAGGGGCGAGTTTAACTAAGTTTGGCGTTGGTGAAATAGACATACTCACTGGTAATGCTGGCGCTGATAGTTTTGTCTTGGGAACTAATGCTGGTGTTCTTTACAATGACGGTGTGAGTACTAATGCTGGACTGAAAGATTATGCTCGCATCCTTGACTTTAATGTGGCTGAGGATGTAGTGCAGCTAACTGATGGCTTATCTTACTATCTAGGTGCAGCGCCCACTGGTACTTACAGTGGTAGTGGCACAGGCATTTTTATTGACAATGATGGTACGGCTGGTTTATCTACCAAAGATGAACTTATTGGCGTGTTGCAGGGTGTAACTCTAGCGGGCGCTATCACTGCTGGCACTCCTGGTTTTACGTTTGTGTAG
- a CDS encoding ATP-binding protein — protein MKISAKFIGSSIGVVGLIASLAFGSEFLLWKAENQAALSREKAAKSVDNTLQLEVLLRDQVMALKDFLMLNRDPLDMAKYQKATSEFKLTLNELQRLMPDNTELAVISRQHKFLNRLSNELSDTPSTPEQFYQDFKAISSFGKSIDFSLNALAINIRSQDKLASEQANRSKQTAQLARHIIIGIIIIVFFGQFWLILLPVIKSIKKLQLGANKIATGDLDYRLNIQTGDEIQELSQQFNQMSAALRESYRTLEEKVIARTIELTNTNEILAIEIEQRKQIEEILRQSEAQLRQQAQELEQALTELQQTQSQLIQTEKMSSLGQMVAGVAHEINNPVNFIHGNITHANEYIQDILELLHLYQEHYPNPVAEVADHYQAIDLEFLIDDLPKVIASMRIGTERIRDIVLSLRNFSRLDEADMKAVDIHEGIDSTLLILQNRLKARPNHSEIKIVKQYDSLPQVTCYAGQLNQVFMNILNNAIDALDEYNSQRSTEEIKSNPSQIIISTQLENDYINIKIVDNGSGMTEEVKKQLFDPFFTTKPVGKGTGLGLSICYQIIQKHQGIILCESELGKGTQFSIQIPIVQQGLSRVVNSQANNLALETVGVN, from the coding sequence ATGAAAATTTCTGCTAAATTTATTGGTTCTTCTATAGGTGTTGTTGGGCTGATTGCTTCCTTAGCATTTGGTAGTGAATTTTTACTTTGGAAAGCAGAAAATCAGGCGGCTTTGAGCCGTGAAAAAGCGGCTAAATCAGTCGATAATACTCTACAGTTAGAAGTCCTTTTAAGAGACCAAGTTATGGCGCTTAAGGATTTTTTAATGCTAAATCGTGACCCTTTAGACATGGCTAAATACCAAAAAGCTACGTCTGAATTCAAACTTACTTTAAATGAGCTACAGCGCCTGATGCCTGATAATACAGAATTAGCAGTTATTAGCCGCCAGCATAAGTTTTTGAATCGTTTAAGTAATGAATTAAGCGATACACCTTCAACTCCAGAACAATTTTATCAAGATTTTAAAGCTATTAGTTCTTTTGGCAAAAGTATAGATTTCTCTTTAAATGCTTTAGCAATCAATATTCGCTCTCAGGATAAATTGGCTAGTGAACAAGCTAATCGCTCTAAGCAAACGGCTCAACTTGCCAGACACATTATTATTGGCATTATTATCATAGTATTCTTTGGTCAATTTTGGCTAATCTTATTGCCAGTTATTAAGTCTATTAAAAAATTACAGCTAGGCGCAAATAAAATTGCCACAGGCGACTTAGATTATCGTTTAAATATTCAAACTGGCGATGAAATTCAAGAACTTTCGCAGCAATTCAACCAAATGTCTGCCGCCTTGCGCGAATCTTACCGCACATTAGAGGAAAAAGTAATTGCACGTACTATTGAATTAACAAACACCAACGAAATATTAGCAATTGAAATTGAGCAACGTAAGCAAATAGAAGAGATATTAAGGCAATCTGAAGCGCAACTTAGGCAACAAGCACAGGAACTTGAGCAAGCATTAACAGAATTGCAACAAACTCAATCGCAACTGATTCAAACTGAAAAAATGTCTAGTCTGGGTCAAATGGTTGCTGGTGTAGCTCATGAAATTAACAACCCAGTTAACTTTATTCATGGCAATATCACTCATGCTAATGAATATATTCAAGACATATTAGAACTGTTGCATTTGTATCAAGAACATTATCCCAATCCAGTTGCAGAAGTTGCAGACCATTATCAAGCAATTGATCTAGAATTTCTCATAGATGACTTGCCAAAAGTGATTGCTTCAATGCGTATTGGTACTGAACGGATTAGAGACATTGTGTTATCTCTGCGTAATTTTTCGCGTTTAGATGAAGCCGATATGAAAGCAGTTGATATTCACGAAGGGATTGATAGTACGCTATTAATTTTGCAAAATCGATTGAAGGCTAGACCAAATCATTCTGAAATTAAAATAGTTAAACAGTATGACAGTTTACCTCAAGTGACTTGCTATGCTGGACAACTTAATCAGGTATTTATGAATATCCTGAATAATGCTATTGATGCCCTGGATGAATATAATAGTCAGCGTTCTACTGAGGAAATAAAAAGTAATCCCAGCCAAATTATAATTAGTACTCAACTGGAAAATGATTACATAAATATTAAGATTGTAGATAATGGTTCAGGAATGACAGAGGAAGTTAAAAAGCAACTATTTGATCCGTTTTTCACTACTAAGCCTGTAGGTAAAGGAACAGGGTTAGGCTTGTCAATTTGTTATCAAATAATCCAGAAGCATCAAGGGATTATATTATGTGAGTCAGAATTAGGTAAAGGAACACAGTTTTCTATTCAAATACCGATTGTACAACAGGGATTATCTAGGGTGGTTAACTCACAAGCAAACAATTTAGCATTAGAAACTGTGGGAGTTAATTAA
- a CDS encoding phosphate/phosphite/phosphonate ABC transporter substrate-binding protein, protein MIATIVSVGCQPSTGDQAADSQTQQSTKPDQQLTSLNIAVIPAKNPVEQQKSLQPLAEYLTKTLGRQVTFQIGKDYNTPVKLLAEGQVQIAYLGPLAYVEAKQLNPQIQPIVAPINKETGRPWYTSVIVANTSSISNVDDLKGKRFGFVSESSTSGYLMPLGYFKEMGIDPESDFTKVKFSGSHAQVKTDLESGEVDAIADDKPSYLNEQKSGRFNSQKYKIIWESSPIPQGPIVILADKVPPELVTNLKKALVSASEGLVDVNGAEAAGYTLVQDEDYEPIKKLKAQLKLKPGQVK, encoded by the coding sequence GTGATAGCCACTATTGTTAGTGTAGGCTGTCAACCATCGACAGGTGATCAAGCTGCTGATTCACAAACACAGCAATCAACTAAGCCAGATCAACAATTAACGAGCCTAAATATAGCAGTAATTCCTGCCAAGAACCCAGTAGAGCAACAAAAATCGCTTCAGCCTTTAGCAGAGTATCTCACAAAAACTCTTGGTAGACAGGTAACCTTTCAAATTGGTAAAGACTACAATACACCTGTTAAATTATTAGCTGAAGGTCAGGTACAAATTGCTTACTTAGGGCCATTAGCTTATGTTGAGGCTAAACAACTAAATCCCCAGATTCAACCAATAGTTGCTCCAATTAATAAAGAGACAGGAAGACCTTGGTATACGAGTGTGATTGTTGCCAATACCAGTAGTATCAGCAATGTTGACGATCTTAAAGGTAAGCGATTTGGGTTTGTGAGTGAATCTTCTACTTCTGGCTATTTAATGCCGTTAGGATATTTTAAAGAGATGGGTATTGATCCAGAAAGCGATTTCACTAAGGTAAAATTTTCTGGTAGCCACGCTCAAGTGAAAACAGATTTAGAATCGGGTGAAGTGGATGCGATCGCAGATGATAAACCATCATATCTGAATGAACAAAAATCTGGAAGATTTAATTCACAAAAATATAAAATTATTTGGGAATCAAGTCCTATCCCTCAAGGGCCAATTGTAATCCTTGCTGACAAAGTTCCACCGGAATTAGTTACTAATTTAAAAAAGGCTTTAGTCAGTGCTTCTGAGGGACTTGTAGACGTTAATGGCGCTGAAGCAGCAGGCTACACTTTAGTTCAAGATGAAGACTACGAACCAATTAAAAAACTAAAAGCGCAACTTAAATTAAAACCAGGTCAGGTTAAATGA
- a CDS encoding ATP-binding protein, whose amino-acid sequence MSSLFNLKPITAAREINAAVVNVSGRQRMLSQRTALFALRLVCTQDIVEQEKLRQELLAAINLMEKSHNGLINGDAEMKLPGNPSPTVQAMYFDLPLNLDKQVRNYITQARLLAEIDKSELTQDNFHLRYILNASATELIKALDAVVSQYQQESDEQQREIDLNLAELYQQSCDATEKAQTQSQELEQALIDLRSYQTQLVQTEKMSSLGQLVAGVAHEINNPVNFIYGNLSHASEYVQNLLELLQLYQESNSNPSHKIQEKIEDIELDFMIEDMPKIFSSMKIGAERICQIVLSLKNFSRIDQAQMQVVDIHEGIDSTLLILQHRLKVRNGVSEIQVVKEYGDLPLVECYAGEINQVFMNLLSNAIDAIEQVTERTGQITISTELLLSDEILVRIADNGDGINEEIKARLFDPFFTTKPVGKGTGLGLSISYQIVAEKHQGKITCNSQPGEGTEFLIQLPVQQTRKTTALLSTAIAAS is encoded by the coding sequence ATGAGCAGTTTGTTCAATTTAAAGCCGATTACTGCTGCACGCGAAATTAATGCAGCAGTCGTGAATGTCAGTGGTCGCCAGCGAATGCTTTCTCAAAGAACTGCATTGTTCGCTTTGAGATTAGTTTGCACTCAAGACATCGTTGAGCAGGAAAAATTGCGTCAGGAACTACTAGCTGCAATTAACCTGATGGAAAAATCCCATAACGGACTAATCAACGGTGATGCCGAGATGAAACTGCCTGGAAATCCATCGCCAACAGTTCAGGCAATGTACTTTGATTTGCCTCTCAATTTAGACAAGCAAGTTCGCAACTATATCACTCAAGCAAGACTGTTAGCAGAGATAGATAAATCTGAACTTACACAAGATAACTTTCATTTACGATACATTTTGAATGCCTCTGCAACTGAGTTAATCAAAGCGTTGGATGCTGTTGTTAGTCAATATCAGCAAGAAAGTGATGAGCAACAGCGAGAAATTGACCTTAATCTAGCTGAACTTTATCAACAAAGTTGTGATGCTACAGAAAAAGCTCAGACTCAATCTCAGGAATTAGAGCAAGCATTGATAGACTTGCGCTCTTATCAAACACAATTAGTGCAAACTGAGAAAATGTCCAGCCTTGGTCAATTAGTTGCTGGTGTAGCACACGAAATTAATAATCCAGTTAACTTTATTTATGGTAATCTAAGCCACGCTAGCGAATACGTTCAAAATTTACTTGAATTATTGCAACTTTATCAAGAAAGCAATTCCAATCCTAGTCATAAAATTCAAGAAAAAATTGAAGATATTGAGCTAGATTTTATGATTGAAGATATGCCCAAAATTTTCTCTTCAATGAAAATTGGTGCTGAACGTATTTGTCAAATTGTACTATCGCTTAAGAATTTTTCTCGGATTGACCAAGCACAGATGCAGGTTGTAGATATCCACGAAGGTATAGATAGCACTTTATTAATCTTGCAACATCGCTTAAAGGTAAGGAATGGAGTTTCAGAAATACAAGTTGTGAAGGAGTATGGTGATTTACCCTTAGTAGAGTGCTATGCTGGCGAGATTAATCAAGTTTTTATGAATCTTCTGAGTAATGCTATTGATGCAATTGAACAAGTTACAGAACGCACTGGTCAGATTACTATTAGCACAGAATTATTGCTATCCGATGAAATTTTAGTGCGAATTGCTGATAACGGCGATGGCATAAATGAGGAAATAAAAGCGCGACTGTTTGATCCATTTTTTACTACTAAACCAGTGGGCAAAGGTACTGGTTTGGGATTATCTATTAGCTATCAAATTGTAGCCGAGAAGCATCAGGGGAAGATTACTTGTAATTCCCAGCCTGGAGAAGGGACAGAATTTTTGATTCAGTTGCCAGTGCAGCAAACTAGGAAAACCACTGCACTGCTATCAACAGCAATTGCAGCATCTTAA
- a CDS encoding ATP-binding protein — MISLLKNKLIKPNQNVKWYHSLGFQGVVGLASITIWLVIGIVLVMNTRGKKLVLDESSRLIEQIGNNAISDLNSRSLQIEALARTLGTTAENLPKSESTFKTILPKLVNFQGDLNVAGGGFWPEPYAFNPKIARRSFFWGRDRNGVLKYYDDYNQPGSGYHNEEWYVVARYAKPGRCFWSKSYMDAYSYQPMVTCTVPTYQQGKFSGVATIDLKLEGLQAFTKFWQEKTGGYAFILDRNNKFLSFVDPSLVKNIGKDSKGNRTEEFILASEFAKKQPLFLPISEAVEQMNKDILEQAGMQPGFKANFAKKIDQDSYQINKDEAELINAVIVNPLGEKALKTKLYKKISLENDFLLKEKSTVFIFNVPGSYWKFVLVQPLSAATAVASNIIKLLIIYLTLTILVIIGVGYLCLRKFIINPLTRTTDVIQQVGELVVAKQYTDLNKYQLEKNSSNEIGLLAKVFNTLTNQLTETTKELKHLQRTQAQLIQSEKMSSIGQMVAGIAHEINNPVNFIHGNITPINTYTEDLLELVSLYQKYYTQPNSEIEEHAEAIDLDFIIDDLPKILSSMKVGTERIREIVLSLRNFSRHDEADMKLVDIHQGIDSTLLILQNRLKGKPNQVAIEVIKEYSNLPLVECYAGQLNQVFMNILSNAIEALRSLYDESFSEKPQLKSGSIIIKTEVTQSEFITIRIADNGSGMTEEVKARLFDPFFTTKPVGQGTGLGLSISYQIIVDKHKGSIKCFSELGKGTEFVIEIPVKQTHQQASGS; from the coding sequence TTGATTTCTTTATTAAAAAATAAGTTAATTAAACCAAATCAAAATGTTAAATGGTATCACAGCTTAGGATTTCAAGGCGTGGTTGGATTAGCATCCATAACTATCTGGCTAGTGATAGGTATTGTGTTAGTCATGAATACTAGGGGTAAAAAGCTTGTATTAGATGAATCTTCACGATTAATTGAACAAATTGGTAATAATGCTATTTCTGATTTAAATAGTCGTTCTTTACAAATAGAAGCTTTAGCAAGGACATTAGGAACAACAGCAGAGAATTTACCTAAATCAGAAAGCACCTTTAAAACAATTTTACCTAAATTAGTTAATTTTCAAGGTGACTTAAATGTAGCTGGTGGTGGATTTTGGCCTGAACCTTATGCTTTTAATCCTAAAATAGCAAGAAGAAGTTTTTTTTGGGGACGCGATCGCAACGGAGTATTAAAGTATTATGACGACTATAATCAACCTGGTTCTGGCTATCACAACGAAGAATGGTATGTTGTAGCGCGTTATGCAAAACCTGGACGTTGTTTTTGGAGTAAGTCTTATATGGATGCTTACTCATATCAACCTATGGTAACTTGTACTGTACCAACATATCAACAAGGTAAGTTTTCTGGTGTAGCCACTATAGATTTAAAACTAGAAGGTTTGCAAGCTTTTACTAAATTTTGGCAGGAAAAAACAGGTGGTTATGCTTTTATTTTAGATAGAAACAATAAATTCCTGTCTTTTGTAGATCCTTCTTTAGTAAAAAATATCGGCAAAGATAGTAAAGGAAATAGAACTGAAGAATTTATCCTAGCTTCTGAGTTTGCTAAAAAGCAACCGCTATTTTTACCTATTTCAGAAGCAGTTGAGCAAATGAATAAAGATATATTAGAGCAAGCAGGGATGCAACCTGGCTTTAAGGCTAACTTTGCTAAAAAGATTGATCAAGATAGCTATCAAATCAACAAAGATGAAGCAGAATTAATTAATGCTGTTATAGTTAATCCATTGGGGGAAAAAGCTCTTAAAACTAAACTTTATAAAAAAATAAGCCTTGAGAACGATTTTTTATTAAAAGAAAAATCTACTGTTTTTATATTCAATGTTCCAGGCTCTTATTGGAAATTTGTTCTTGTACAGCCTCTTTCGGCAGCAACAGCAGTAGCTTCTAATATTATTAAGCTGTTAATAATTTATCTAACTCTTACTATTTTAGTAATTATTGGGGTAGGTTACTTATGTCTGCGTAAGTTTATCATTAATCCTTTGACACGAACAACAGATGTTATTCAACAAGTCGGAGAATTAGTAGTAGCCAAGCAATATACAGATTTGAACAAATATCAACTTGAGAAGAATAGTTCAAATGAAATAGGATTATTAGCTAAAGTTTTTAACACACTAACTAATCAATTAACAGAAACTACAAAAGAATTAAAGCATTTACAGCGTACCCAAGCACAATTAATCCAGAGTGAGAAAATGTCCAGCATAGGGCAAATGGTTGCTGGTATTGCTCACGAAATAAATAATCCGGTTAATTTTATACACGGGAATATTACTCCTATAAATACATATACTGAAGATTTACTAGAATTAGTTAGCTTGTACCAAAAATACTATACACAGCCTAATTCAGAAATTGAAGAACACGCTGAAGCAATTGATCTTGATTTTATAATAGACGATTTACCAAAGATTTTGTCTTCAATGAAAGTTGGGACTGAGCGAATTCGTGAAATTGTTTTATCATTGCGTAATTTTTCTAGGCATGATGAAGCGGATATGAAATTAGTTGATATTCATCAAGGCATTGATAGTACACTATTAATCTTGCAAAATAGGTTGAAAGGTAAACCTAATCAAGTTGCTATTGAAGTTATAAAAGAATATAGTAATTTACCTTTAGTCGAGTGCTATGCAGGTCAATTGAACCAAGTATTTATGAATATTCTTAGCAATGCTATTGAGGCGTTGCGTAGTCTGTACGATGAAAGCTTTAGTGAAAAACCTCAATTAAAATCGGGGAGTATTATTATTAAAACGGAAGTAACCCAATCTGAGTTTATAACTATAAGGATTGCCGATAATGGTTCTGGAATGACAGAAGAAGTAAAAGCACGTTTATTCGATCCATTTTTTACCACTAAACCAGTTGGTCAAGGTACTGGGTTGGGGTTGTCAATTAGTTATCAAATTATTGTAGACAAGCATAAAGGTTCAATTAAATGCTTTTCTGAGTTAGGAAAGGGGACAGAGTTTGTGATTGAAATTCCTGTGAAACAGACTCATCAGCAAGCAAGTGGTAGTTAG